The DNA region CGGGTTGGCTTTTTGGAGCATTGGCGCTAGGCTCGGCAAGGCTTGGTCGTTTACTTGAGTTGGAAGGCTTGCCCACGCAGCTGAGACGCCTAGATAAAGACATACGGTGAGCAAAAGCTGTTTATTGAGCATCAGTAAAATCCTTGGTTTGTTGATAAACAGTTTCGTGTCATACGACAATGATTCTCAGACTCTAAGTCTCTATGTAGGGTTCCCGAAAAAATTTTCAATCGTGGATTTATAAAATGCAAAAAAAAACCTCGTAAAACGAGGTTTTTTGAATGCGCGGTTCATTCGTTCGATTAGGTTTTCACATTTTCCATGTTCAAACTATTATGATTAATGACACCTTTTTCTTTGACGGCATAATCGAGCGGCGGTTCGCCAGACTTTTCTTTTTGCTTATCTAAGTGAATAATGTCAGCGGAATTGTCACTCTCGACATCGATTTTAGTGGCTTCTTCTTCCTCTTTCGTATCGTCACTATTGCGATATTCATGCGCGTGATAAAAGCTTTCATTGCTAAAGGTATCTTCGCCTTTAAACTCGTCATCCATATGCGCATGAGCGTGCAAGTATTGTTGTTGGCTCTGATTTTCGAGTGCATTTTTAAAGGCTTGACTGCCGCCGAGGTGAGCAGAACTTTTGGCCATATAGTTGTATAACTCTTGGTAGTCGTTGGTCACTCGGGTGAATAGGTCAGCGGAGGTTTCAAAGTGGTGGTTGACCTTTGCCTGAAAATTTTGCAGTTCACGATCCTTCTCAACGACAAGGTTTTCTAGCTGTTCAATTTTTTTGTGCGAAGGTGCTTGGCGCTTGCCAATACTGTAGGCGACAGCAGCTGTGACACCTACCACAACCAAGCCGATTAGCCATTCCATGTATATCTCCCCTTGAAATAGATTGCTAAGCTTATAATAGTCAAAGTTTACCTTATTTACGACTGATCTGAGGGAAAAAGTTCATCTTCAAAGCCGAAATATCGCAAGTCTTTGATTCGTCTTGGATACAAAGTGCCAAAAAGATGGTCTACCTCATGCTGTACGACTCTAGCATGAAATCCTTTCGCTTCAATATCGATCGGATCACCGTTTGGAGCAACACCTTGGTAACGAATGTGAGTATAACGAGGAACTAAGCCGCGCATCCCCGGAATTGATAGGCAACCTTCCCAGCCAGATTCTATCTCATCACTCAACGGCGTAATCACCGGATTAATCAGTACCGTGTAGGGGACACTCTCGGCGTCTGGGTAGCGGGGATTTTTTTGAACGCCGAAAATCACAACTTGTTGCATTTCACCTATTTGCGGCGCTGCCAAACCGGCACCATTGTTCGCCTCCATCGTATCATTAAGATCGATGATCAGTTGATCCAATGACTCGGTATTAAACGCTTTCACGAGCTCAGCCGTTTGCGTTAAGAGAGGGTGTCCCATTTTTAAAATTTTACGAATTGCCATGGTCGTTTGGGCCTTTGAATGGTCGGGCTACTTAATGCGCAGATGGATAGATTACCAGATGTAATAGATGGGGGATCTATCAGATAATTCAATGGGTGACTATAAAACTTCAGGCTAAATTGAGTGTTGCGATTAAAGATGAGAAAATGTCGGTCGTTTGTACCGAACCAACGTTGAACGTTAAGAGGATTAGGAATGGGTTCTCCGCGCAGTGAGAAAGTAATGTTAGAAGGGCCTTCGGGTGATCTAGAGGCCATTATCGATTGGCCTGAAGCATCGTATGCCAAAAAAGTGGTCGCCATCTGCTGCCATCCACACCCTCAGCACGCTGGAACCATGACCAATAAGGTCATCTATACGGTCGCGAGAGCCCAAGCGACAATGGGAGCCGTTGCTGTTCGCTTTAATTTTCGTGGCGTCGGTAAAAGTGCTGGTGAGTATGGCGAAGGTCTCGGTGAAATGGATGATCTTAGAGCCGTGATAGACTGGGCTCAGCGTCAATTTCCCGGTTATGCATTATGGTTGTCAGGTTTTTCATTTGGTTCATGGATTTCAGCAATGGTGGCTCATGAATATCAAGTTGAACAACTCATTTCTGTGGCACCTCCAGTTGAGCGTGGCGTTTTTGCGTCAATGCAGCACCCAATGTGCGACTGGTTAACCATCATGGGCGATGCCGATGAAGTGGTCAGCTTCACCGCGACGGAGCAGTGGGTTGAGAATCTATCGCCACGTCCCGATTGGGTTGTTATGACCGGCGCTGGACACTTTTTTCACTCGCGATTAGTCGAGTTGCGAGAAGTTTTAGAGCAGCGTTTAACGTCGAAAA from Pleionea litopenaei includes:
- a CDS encoding ZapG family protein, with the protein product MEWLIGLVVVGVTAAVAYSIGKRQAPSHKKIEQLENLVVEKDRELQNFQAKVNHHFETSADLFTRVTNDYQELYNYMAKSSAHLGGSQAFKNALENQSQQQYLHAHAHMDDEFKGEDTFSNESFYHAHEYRNSDDTKEEEEATKIDVESDNSADIIHLDKQKEKSGEPPLDYAVKEKGVINHNSLNMENVKT
- the def gene encoding peptide deformylase; amino-acid sequence: MAIRKILKMGHPLLTQTAELVKAFNTESLDQLIIDLNDTMEANNGAGLAAPQIGEMQQVVIFGVQKNPRYPDAESVPYTVLINPVITPLSDEIESGWEGCLSIPGMRGLVPRYTHIRYQGVAPNGDPIDIEAKGFHARVVQHEVDHLFGTLYPRRIKDLRYFGFEDELFPSDQS
- a CDS encoding alpha/beta hydrolase gives rise to the protein MGSPRSEKVMLEGPSGDLEAIIDWPEASYAKKVVAICCHPHPQHAGTMTNKVIYTVARAQATMGAVAVRFNFRGVGKSAGEYGEGLGEMDDLRAVIDWAQRQFPGYALWLSGFSFGSWISAMVAHEYQVEQLISVAPPVERGVFASMQHPMCDWLTIMGDADEVVSFTATEQWVENLSPRPDWVVMTGAGHFFHSRLVELREVLEQRLTSKINTYQAVENA